Proteins encoded within one genomic window of Episyrphus balteatus chromosome 1, idEpiBalt1.1, whole genome shotgun sequence:
- the LOC129919873 gene encoding protein Wnt-2: MLTFRNRPILFLLWIMKIRLVSNFTSSIICSRIPGLTPVQRQLCSESPDALIALGAGHQQGAQECQHQFRGHRWNCTDVWQKDVFGHLMFVGSREAAFTYAIASAGAAHAVTAACARGNISLCGCDMNQRPSVSDSRRSASSQGIATEQPWKWGGCSADIEFGIKFTRKFLDAREIENDARSLMNLHNNRAGRKIVKNLLKTECKCHGVSGSCAMKTCWKSLPSFRVVGDALMKRYNKAKMVQAVKGKRGLTLVLSKKYRLGSTQKKHQFPKRMELVFIQASPNYCERNLDLGSLGTVGRNCNRTSTGTQSCDLLCCGRGYNTHQINRTSQCRCKFQWCCQVQCDICNEMFEEYTCK, from the exons ATTAGTCTCAAATTTTACATCATCAATTATCTGCTCTCGAATACCTGGCCTAACGCCCGTCCAACGTCAACTGTGCAGTGAATCTCCCGACGCCCTAATAGCCCTCGGAGCCGGTCATCAGCAAGGTGCACAAGAATGCCAACATCAATTCAGAGGTCATCGATGGAATTGCACCGATGTGTGGCAAAAAGATGTTTTCGGTCATCTAATGTTTGTAG GATCCCGAGAAGCTGCATTTACTTATGCGATAGCTAGTGCTGGTGCAGCACATGCTGTTACAGCGGCATGTGCTCGGGGAAATATTTCACTGTGCGGATGTGACATGAATCAGCGACCAAGTGTCAGTGATAGTAGAAGAAGTGCCAGCAGTCAGGGCATTGCAACAGAACAGCCATGGAAATGGGGTGGATGTTCGGCTGATATTGAGTTTGGTATTAAATTCACAAGAAAGTTCCTGGATGCTCGAGAAATCGAAAATGATGCCAGGAGTTTGATGAATCTTCATAATAATCGAGCGGGAAGAAAG ATTGTGAAGAATCTCCTCAAGACCGAATGTAAATGCCACGGAGTAAGTGGATCGTGCGCTATGAAGACATGCTGGAAGAGTCTACCGTCATTTCGGGTGGTGGGAGATGCGCTTATGAAGCGATACAACAAAGCCAAAATGGTTCAGGCCGTTAAAGGCAAACGCGGACTGACTTTAGTTTTAAGCAA aaaatatcgaTTAGGAAGCACACAGAAAAAGCATCAATTTCCAAAACGCATGGAATTGGTCTTTATCCAAGCGTCACCAAATTACTGTGAACGCAATCTCGACTTGGGCTCACTGGGCACCGTTGGCCGTAATTGTAATCGGACTAGCACAGGGACGCAAAGCTGTGATCTATTATGCTGCGGGCGCGGCTATAATACCCACCAAATAAATCGAACTTCTCAGTGCCGGTGCAAGTTTCAGTGGTGCTGTCAAGTTCAGTGTGACATTTGTAATGAAATGTTTGAAGAGTATACATGTAAATAA